A genome region from Microbacterium profundi includes the following:
- a CDS encoding Lhr family ATP-dependent helicase, translating to MSDASTGSAHRVLDRFTPATQDWFRGAFSAPTPAQAGAWDAISAGRHALVVAPTGSGKTLSAFLWAIDRVFRERTDAGDAAPAKGTARTRILYISPLKALGVDVERNLRSPLVGIGQSARRLGLAAPSVSVGVRSGDTTSSDRRKLVSDPPDILITTPESLYLMLTSRAGETLRDVHTVIIDEVHAVAATKRGAHLAVSLERLDALRRAGREDTSPAQRIGLSATVRPIDEVARFLGGSEPVEIVAPKASKTFDLSVVVPMADMTNPPPPPGTPPASDDPAEYTEVTGSVWPHVEEAIVDRILENKSTIVFSNSRRLAERLTGRLNEIYAERTLRQAQGPSVPVPERAGPPAAMMAQAGSTAGADAVLAKAHHGSVSKEQRALVEEELKSGILRCVVATSSLELGIDMGAVDLVIQVEAPPSAASGLQRVGRAGHQVGEISRAALFPKHRGDVLHTAIVTERMLAGKIEAIAVPRNPLDILAQQTVAACALAPISVEEWFETVRRSAPFQSLPRSAYEATLDLLAGRFPSDEFAELRPRLVWDRDAGTLTGRPGAQRIAVTSGGTIPDRGLFGVFVPGEGAGRRVGELDEEMVYESRVGDVFTLGTTSWRIAEITHDRVNVLPAYGQPGKVPFWHGDGIGRPYELGEALGKFSREVSAAAPEKAAQRLIEAGLDEQARTNLMAHLSEQREATGTLPTDRTLTVERGRDEVGDWRVILHSPYGMKVHAPWALAINARIRERLSVEGSAVASDDGIIVRIPDADAEPPGAELFVFDPDELEHVVTEEVGGSALFASRFRECAARALLMPRMNPNKRTPLWQQRQRSAQLLEVARRHPTFPVILETLREVLQDVYDLPSLRRLTNAIAERKVRLVETEPAQPSPYARDLLFGYVGAFMYEGDSPLAERRAAALSVDPALLGELLGTVELRELLDPDVLAQWEQEAQRLDPERRVRGLEGVADLLRMLGPLDPAEVAERLQDPSAESGSADGSLSERSETKRAERAQRDEASPESASGAIAQQHLDDLVAARRAIPVTIAGTARVAAIEDAGRLRDALGVALPTGIPVAFLEPFADPLGDLVARFARTHGPFTTDAVSLRFGIGSAVARHTLQRLENTGRLTSGYFLPAPSTGSGSGSSSEIEWCDTEVLRRLRMRSLAAIRGSVEPVSPEAYARFLPEWQHLGRPLEGLDGVVSVIEQFAGVPIPASAWESLVLPSRVRDYTPALLDELTASGEVIWSGHGTLPGRDGWVSLHPADLAPFTLPEPEDEIAPDSLEAQLLSALGAGGAYFAAQLREMTGAENEQSVLEALWNLTWSSRVTNDTFAPIRSLLAGGSQAHRVTRRAPRTRTYRDMSLARTPARPAAVGGRWSLLPSTGSGSDSGDAARRATVNAGLLLDRYGVVTRGAVQAEGAPGGFAQAYRVLAGFEEAGHCRRGYVIEKLGAAQFAASATVDRLRTFAALADPPPRKAVTLAATDPANPYGAALAWPRREGVSHRPGRKAGGLVVLVDGALVLYLERGGRTVLAFDDDPELLRAAASDLAVTSRARRLETLTVEKINGEAIYGTDFAMALQEAGFVATPRGFALRKAI from the coding sequence ATGAGCGACGCTTCGACAGGCTCAGCGCACCGGGTGCTCGACCGCTTCACCCCTGCCACACAGGACTGGTTCAGGGGCGCCTTCAGCGCGCCCACCCCGGCGCAAGCCGGCGCCTGGGACGCGATCTCAGCCGGCAGGCACGCGCTCGTCGTCGCCCCGACCGGATCGGGAAAGACGCTGTCGGCGTTCCTGTGGGCGATCGACCGCGTCTTCCGCGAGAGAACGGATGCCGGCGATGCCGCCCCTGCGAAGGGCACAGCGCGCACGCGCATCCTCTACATCTCACCGCTGAAGGCGCTGGGCGTCGACGTCGAGCGCAACCTGCGCTCCCCCTTGGTCGGCATCGGGCAATCCGCTCGTCGGCTAGGGCTGGCGGCCCCGTCTGTGAGCGTCGGCGTCCGCTCGGGCGACACCACCTCGAGCGACCGCCGCAAGCTCGTCTCCGACCCACCCGACATCCTCATCACCACGCCCGAATCCCTGTATCTGATGCTCACCAGTCGCGCGGGCGAGACCCTGCGCGACGTGCACACCGTCATCATCGACGAGGTGCACGCGGTCGCCGCGACCAAGCGCGGTGCGCACCTGGCCGTGAGCCTGGAGCGACTGGATGCCCTCCGCCGAGCCGGTCGCGAAGACACCTCCCCCGCGCAGCGCATCGGCCTCTCCGCCACCGTCCGCCCGATCGACGAGGTGGCCCGCTTCCTCGGCGGATCCGAGCCCGTCGAGATCGTCGCCCCGAAGGCATCCAAGACCTTCGACCTCTCGGTCGTCGTGCCGATGGCCGACATGACCAACCCGCCTCCCCCACCCGGCACTCCGCCCGCGAGCGACGACCCGGCCGAGTACACCGAAGTGACGGGATCCGTCTGGCCGCACGTCGAAGAGGCGATCGTCGACCGCATCCTCGAGAACAAGTCCACGATCGTCTTCTCGAACTCGCGTCGCCTCGCCGAGCGCCTCACCGGCCGGCTCAACGAGATCTACGCCGAGCGCACCCTTCGACAGGCTCAGGGACCGAGCGTGCCCGTCCCAGAGCGGGCGGGCCCGCCCGCCGCGATGATGGCGCAGGCCGGATCGACCGCAGGCGCGGACGCAGTGCTCGCCAAGGCGCACCACGGCTCGGTCTCGAAGGAGCAGCGGGCGCTCGTCGAAGAAGAACTGAAATCCGGCATCCTGCGCTGCGTCGTCGCGACGAGCAGCCTCGAACTCGGCATCGACATGGGCGCCGTCGACCTCGTCATCCAGGTCGAGGCGCCGCCGTCCGCGGCATCCGGCCTGCAGCGCGTCGGACGCGCAGGACACCAGGTCGGCGAGATCAGCCGCGCAGCGCTCTTCCCCAAGCACCGCGGCGACGTGCTCCACACCGCGATCGTCACCGAGCGGATGCTGGCGGGCAAGATCGAAGCCATCGCGGTGCCGCGCAACCCGCTCGACATCCTCGCGCAGCAGACCGTCGCGGCCTGCGCGCTGGCGCCGATCAGCGTCGAGGAGTGGTTCGAGACCGTCCGGCGCAGCGCACCCTTCCAATCGCTCCCCCGCTCCGCCTACGAGGCGACGCTCGACCTGCTCGCGGGCCGCTTCCCGTCCGACGAGTTCGCCGAGCTCCGCCCACGACTCGTCTGGGATCGGGATGCCGGCACGCTCACCGGACGACCCGGCGCGCAGCGCATCGCCGTCACCAGCGGCGGCACGATCCCCGACCGAGGGTTGTTCGGCGTCTTCGTCCCCGGCGAGGGAGCGGGAAGACGCGTCGGCGAGCTCGACGAAGAGATGGTCTACGAGTCCCGAGTGGGCGACGTGTTCACGCTCGGCACGACCAGCTGGCGGATCGCCGAGATCACCCACGACCGCGTCAACGTGCTGCCCGCGTACGGACAGCCCGGCAAGGTGCCGTTCTGGCACGGCGACGGCATCGGGCGCCCATACGAGCTGGGCGAGGCACTGGGCAAGTTCTCCCGCGAGGTGTCAGCTGCGGCCCCGGAGAAGGCCGCCCAGCGCCTGATCGAGGCTGGCCTCGACGAGCAGGCGCGCACCAATCTGATGGCGCATCTCAGCGAGCAGCGCGAAGCCACCGGCACCCTCCCGACCGACCGCACGCTCACGGTCGAGCGCGGTCGAGACGAGGTCGGCGACTGGCGCGTCATCCTGCATTCCCCGTACGGCATGAAGGTGCACGCGCCCTGGGCGCTCGCGATCAACGCGCGCATCAGGGAGCGACTCAGTGTCGAGGGATCGGCGGTCGCGAGCGATGACGGCATCATCGTGCGGATTCCGGATGCCGATGCCGAGCCGCCCGGCGCTGAGCTGTTCGTGTTCGACCCCGACGAACTCGAGCACGTGGTCACTGAAGAGGTCGGCGGCTCGGCCCTGTTCGCCTCGAGGTTCCGCGAGTGCGCGGCGCGCGCCCTGCTGATGCCGCGCATGAACCCGAACAAGCGCACGCCGCTGTGGCAGCAGCGCCAGCGCTCAGCGCAGCTGCTCGAGGTCGCACGGCGCCACCCCACCTTCCCAGTCATCCTCGAGACGCTGCGCGAAGTGCTGCAGGATGTCTACGACCTCCCGTCACTCCGACGACTCACGAACGCCATCGCCGAACGCAAGGTGCGCCTCGTCGAGACCGAACCGGCGCAGCCGTCGCCGTATGCGCGAGACCTGCTGTTCGGCTACGTCGGCGCGTTCATGTACGAGGGCGACTCTCCGCTCGCCGAGCGCCGCGCCGCTGCGCTGTCGGTCGATCCGGCGCTGCTCGGCGAACTCCTCGGAACCGTCGAACTGCGCGAACTGCTCGACCCCGACGTGCTCGCACAATGGGAGCAGGAGGCCCAGCGCCTCGACCCGGAGCGCCGCGTGCGCGGCCTGGAAGGCGTCGCCGATCTGCTGCGGATGCTGGGACCGCTCGATCCGGCTGAGGTCGCGGAGCGGCTGCAGGATCCGAGTGCGGAGTCGGGCAGCGCCGACGGGTCGTTGAGCGAGCGCAGCGAGACGAAACGGGCTGAGCGAGCGCAGCGAGACGAAGCTTCCCCCGAATCCGCCTCAGGTGCCATCGCGCAACAGCACCTCGACGACCTCGTCGCCGCCCGCCGCGCCATCCCGGTCACGATCGCCGGCACCGCCCGCGTCGCAGCCATCGAAGACGCCGGGCGCCTGCGCGATGCGCTGGGCGTCGCGCTGCCCACGGGCATCCCGGTCGCGTTCCTCGAACCGTTCGCCGATCCGCTCGGCGACCTGGTCGCCCGTTTCGCGAGAACTCACGGTCCGTTCACGACGGATGCCGTCTCGCTCCGCTTCGGGATCGGCTCAGCCGTCGCCCGTCACACGCTGCAGCGGCTGGAGAACACAGGGCGCCTCACCAGTGGATACTTCCTGCCGGCCCCTTCGACAGGCTCAGGGTCCGGTTCTTCGTCGGAGATCGAGTGGTGCGACACCGAGGTGCTGCGCCGGCTGCGGATGCGCTCGCTCGCGGCCATCCGCGGCAGCGTCGAACCGGTCTCCCCTGAGGCCTACGCGCGGTTCTTGCCGGAGTGGCAGCACCTCGGGCGCCCGCTCGAGGGGCTCGACGGCGTCGTGTCGGTGATCGAGCAGTTCGCCGGCGTGCCGATCCCGGCGAGCGCATGGGAATCGCTGGTTCTGCCCTCCAGAGTCCGCGACTACACACCGGCGTTGTTGGACGAGCTGACCGCCAGCGGCGAGGTCATCTGGTCGGGCCACGGCACGCTGCCGGGGCGTGACGGATGGGTCTCGCTGCATCCCGCCGACCTCGCGCCCTTCACGCTGCCCGAACCTGAAGACGAGATCGCACCCGACTCCCTCGAAGCGCAGCTACTCAGTGCGCTGGGAGCAGGCGGCGCCTATTTCGCCGCACAGTTGCGTGAGATGACCGGCGCCGAGAATGAGCAGTCGGTACTCGAGGCCCTGTGGAACCTCACGTGGTCGAGCAGGGTCACCAACGACACGTTCGCACCGATCCGGTCGCTGCTCGCCGGCGGCTCGCAGGCGCACCGGGTGACCCGCCGCGCGCCTCGCACGCGCACGTACCGTGACATGTCGCTGGCGCGCACACCCGCCAGGCCGGCAGCGGTCGGCGGGCGCTGGTCGCTGCTGCCTTCGACAGGCTCAGGGAGCGACTCCGGCGATGCTGCGCGCCGAGCGACCGTGAACGCAGGGCTGCTGCTCGACCGCTACGGCGTCGTCACCCGTGGGGCCGTACAGGCCGAAGGCGCGCCCGGCGGCTTCGCCCAGGCATACCGCGTGCTGGCCGGGTTCGAAGAGGCCGGGCACTGCCGACGCGGCTACGTCATCGAGAAGCTCGGCGCGGCGCAGTTCGCGGCATCCGCCACGGTCGATCGCCTGCGCACGTTCGCGGCCCTGGCCGATCCGCCACCGCGCAAGGCCGTCACGCTGGCCGCGACCGACCCCGCGAACCCGTACGGAGCGGCGCTGGCCTGGCCGCGACGCGAGGGCGTTTCGCATCGGCCAGGACGCAAGGCCGGCGGCCTGGTCGTCCTCGTCGACGGGGCGCTCGTGCTCTACCTCGAACGCGGCGGACGCACGGTGCTCGCGTTCGATGATGATCCGGAACTGCTGCGTGCCGCGGCATCCGATCTCGCCGTGACCTCACGTGCACGCAGGCTCGAAACCCTCACCGTGGAGAAGATCAACGGCGAGGCGATCTACGGCACCGACTTCGCGATGGCCCTGCAGGAAGCCGGGTTCGTGGCGACGCCGCGCGGCTTCGCGCTACGCAAGGCCATTTAG
- a CDS encoding cation diffusion facilitator family transporter: MGAGHSHGPAVDEKAGLPGDYRRKLWIAFGITAMIAVAQAVGSVVTGSLALLTDTAHAITDSSGLLVALIAATLMLRPASSKRTWGFRRIEVIAALGQAALLLVVGFYTAIEGVRRLFEPPEVPATELLVFGVIGLTANIIAILILSSSRGANFNMRAAFLEALNDALGSLGVIVAAIVIATTGFMQADALAGLLIAALIVPRAFKLMRETASVLMEFTPKGLDLDAVREHILKLDHVKDVHDVHASTVATGLPTLTAHVVVEDACFTDGHAAEVLQDVKDCVADHFEVSVYHSTFQIETEHISEHESESVKHA; this comes from the coding sequence ATGGGTGCAGGACATAGCCACGGGCCGGCTGTTGACGAGAAGGCGGGCCTTCCCGGCGACTACCGACGGAAGCTGTGGATCGCCTTCGGCATCACGGCGATGATCGCCGTCGCGCAGGCCGTTGGGTCAGTCGTGACTGGTAGCCTCGCGTTGCTGACCGATACGGCTCACGCGATCACGGACTCCTCGGGTCTCCTGGTGGCTCTTATCGCGGCAACTCTGATGCTGCGGCCCGCGAGCTCCAAGCGGACATGGGGATTCCGGCGCATCGAAGTCATCGCCGCGCTTGGTCAGGCCGCCCTGCTTCTCGTGGTGGGCTTCTACACCGCCATCGAGGGAGTCCGCCGCCTGTTCGAGCCCCCGGAGGTTCCGGCGACGGAGCTCCTGGTGTTCGGCGTCATCGGACTGACTGCCAACATCATCGCGATCCTCATCCTCTCCTCCAGCAGAGGAGCCAACTTCAACATGCGGGCCGCGTTCCTTGAGGCGCTCAACGACGCTCTAGGCTCACTCGGCGTCATCGTCGCCGCTATCGTGATCGCCACCACCGGGTTCATGCAGGCGGACGCTCTCGCGGGTCTGCTCATCGCCGCGCTGATCGTGCCACGCGCCTTCAAACTCATGCGCGAGACCGCCAGCGTCCTGATGGAGTTCACCCCGAAGGGGCTGGATCTGGATGCGGTACGAGAGCACATCTTGAAGCTTGACCACGTCAAGGACGTTCACGATGTGCACGCCTCTACCGTCGCAACCGGCTTGCCCACCCTCACGGCGCATGTGGTGGTCGAGGACGCCTGCTTCACGGACGGTCACGCCGCTGAAGTTCTCCAAGATGTGAAGGACTGCGTGGCTGACCACTTCGAAGTCTCCGTCTACCATTCGACATTCCAAATCGAGACCGAGCACATCAGCGAGCACGAATCGGAATCCGTCAAGCACGCATAG
- a CDS encoding PhnE/PtxC family ABC transporter permease yields the protein MTTLAERPAALAERLSRVPRPAPRLSTVVSYGVIIAVLGLGVWSFIGLDYSLKSLETTGANLSRFLSMATPMQWPGWDVTAEVQGGGEKVFVTTWVGFEPIWDMFLTIVITLALVIAGTALAAVLSIPVAYGAARNTTPNAAVMALCRGIGVVTRAIPDIVFVVVLAFLWFNSGTLPAIVAIGIHSVGMISKMFADAIEQVDEGPRLAIRSAGGTKAQQFWSGVVPQVLPAWVAVTLHRADINLRGTVILGVVGVVGIGYELDDALHGGPAGMRRVIPLVVIIIALCVLFEIVSSLLRSRLLNVRPTGKSVGDTVARAVARRKASAEGATSTGTATTHDRNTRIEAAMHRPWDRTRVGNTLWIWLGIAAVVGAFLYTAPDVTKMFAPAWNEIVDPTRDRAIWPPHFGSRDWSDVLAAVVTTIQIAFAATLMATIISAIVGPLSARNVAPNSTVRNVFRGIALVIRAIPDLVVAILFIIAAGIGPQAGALALGIGGVGLLAKLIGDSMEEVPNGPERALAAAGGTRAQVFFSSTVPMSVPALVSHLMYLLEQNIRSATLLGIVGAGGIGFLLLNALQGRHFDEVLAYVLVIIGMVVIVEAASILIRRALK from the coding sequence GTGACCACCCTCGCCGAGCGTCCCGCGGCCCTCGCCGAGCGCCTGTCGCGAGTGCCGCGCCCCGCGCCGCGGCTGTCCACCGTCGTCTCGTACGGCGTCATCATCGCGGTCCTCGGGCTCGGCGTCTGGTCGTTCATCGGCCTCGACTACAGCCTGAAGAGCCTCGAGACCACCGGTGCCAATCTCTCCCGATTCCTCAGCATGGCGACGCCGATGCAGTGGCCGGGATGGGATGTCACGGCCGAGGTCCAGGGCGGCGGCGAGAAGGTCTTCGTCACGACGTGGGTCGGCTTCGAGCCGATCTGGGACATGTTCCTCACGATCGTCATCACGCTCGCGCTGGTCATCGCCGGTACCGCGCTCGCCGCCGTGCTGTCGATCCCGGTCGCGTACGGAGCGGCGCGCAACACCACGCCCAATGCCGCAGTGATGGCGCTGTGCCGCGGAATCGGCGTGGTCACGCGGGCGATTCCCGACATCGTCTTCGTCGTGGTGCTCGCGTTCCTGTGGTTCAACTCCGGCACCCTTCCTGCGATCGTCGCGATCGGAATCCACTCGGTCGGCATGATCTCGAAGATGTTCGCAGACGCGATCGAGCAGGTCGACGAGGGCCCGCGCCTCGCGATCCGCTCCGCCGGCGGCACGAAGGCGCAGCAGTTCTGGTCGGGCGTCGTACCGCAGGTGCTCCCGGCATGGGTCGCGGTGACGCTGCACCGTGCCGACATCAACCTCAGAGGCACGGTCATCCTCGGGGTCGTGGGTGTCGTCGGCATCGGCTACGAGCTGGACGACGCGCTGCACGGCGGTCCGGCCGGCATGCGGCGTGTGATCCCTCTCGTCGTGATCATCATTGCGCTGTGCGTGCTGTTCGAGATCGTCTCCTCGCTGCTGCGCTCCAGACTGCTGAACGTCCGGCCGACCGGCAAGAGCGTGGGCGACACGGTGGCTCGCGCCGTCGCGCGCAGGAAGGCGTCCGCTGAGGGCGCGACCAGCACCGGCACGGCCACGACGCATGATCGCAATACGCGGATCGAGGCAGCCATGCACCGCCCCTGGGATCGCACCCGCGTCGGCAACACGCTGTGGATCTGGCTCGGCATCGCCGCGGTCGTCGGCGCATTCCTCTACACCGCGCCGGATGTCACGAAGATGTTCGCGCCCGCGTGGAACGAGATCGTCGACCCCACGCGCGACCGTGCGATCTGGCCGCCGCATTTCGGCAGCAGGGACTGGTCGGATGTGCTCGCGGCGGTCGTGACGACCATCCAGATCGCGTTCGCCGCGACGCTGATGGCGACGATCATCTCGGCGATCGTCGGACCGCTGTCGGCGCGGAACGTGGCGCCCAACAGCACGGTGCGCAACGTGTTCCGCGGCATCGCCCTCGTCATCCGAGCGATCCCCGACCTCGTCGTCGCGATCCTGTTCATCATCGCTGCGGGCATCGGGCCGCAGGCGGGTGCCCTTGCACTGGGCATCGGCGGCGTCGGACTGCTCGCGAAGCTCATCGGCGACTCGATGGAGGAGGTGCCGAATGGTCCTGAGCGCGCACTCGCCGCCGCCGGCGGCACACGTGCGCAGGTCTTCTTCTCGTCGACTGTGCCGATGTCAGTCCCGGCGCTCGTCAGTCACCTGATGTATCTGCTGGAGCAGAACATCCGCTCGGCGACCCTGCTCGGGATCGTCGGCGCAGGCGGCATCGGCTTCCTGCTGCTGAATGCGCTGCAGGGGCGTCACTTCGACGAGGTGCTCGCCTATGTTCTCGTGATCATCGGCATGGTCGTGATCGTCGAGGCGGCTTCGATCCTGATCCGGCGCGCTCTGAAGTAG
- a CDS encoding transferase: MGKNYIDIEDEQGSTLRYRKHVNGRGLVAHGAKVHPKAVVEAGAYVEPGARVGAGTKVARGAWVEPDAVIGDNAYIDAHAHIGQGAAVGDGAHIGVRTEIGAGARIARGARIGADEIVAAGLRISTDRKGLWLAA, from the coding sequence TTGGGTAAGAACTACATCGATATCGAAGACGAGCAGGGCTCGACCCTGCGGTATCGCAAGCACGTGAACGGGCGCGGTCTGGTCGCGCACGGAGCGAAGGTGCACCCGAAGGCTGTTGTCGAAGCCGGCGCCTATGTCGAACCAGGAGCGCGCGTGGGCGCGGGAACGAAGGTCGCCCGCGGCGCGTGGGTCGAACCGGATGCCGTCATCGGCGACAACGCCTACATCGACGCGCACGCCCACATCGGCCAGGGCGCTGCGGTCGGCGACGGCGCGCACATCGGCGTCCGCACCGAGATCGGCGCCGGCGCACGCATCGCCAGAGGCGCCAGGATCGGCGCCGACGAGATCGTCGCAGCCGGTCTGCGGATCTCCACCGACCGGAAAGGCCTCTGGCTGGCGGCCTGA
- a CDS encoding DNA-formamidopyrimidine glycosylase family protein → MPEGDTVFRTALRLDEALAGEVVTRFDLRVPAFATADLTGDTIGGCVSRGKHLLLRVGEMTLHSHLRMDGAWLLYRPGEKWKHPDFKVRAIVGTADREAVGVDIAEVELIPTSAEDQLLGHLGPDPLADDWNPVEAARRLGADARSIHVALLDQRNVAGFGNEYAAELLFLRGILPTTPAPEVDVRALLDLGTRTIRANRLRVNRTFTGVDRPGRSTWVYGRGNRPCRRCGTLIRRGEQGADPTRERVTFWCPSCQR, encoded by the coding sequence ATGCCTGAAGGCGACACCGTCTTCCGCACCGCGCTGCGTCTCGATGAGGCGCTGGCGGGCGAAGTCGTCACGCGTTTCGACCTGCGCGTTCCTGCCTTCGCCACCGCCGATCTGACCGGCGACACCATCGGCGGATGCGTCTCACGCGGCAAGCACCTGCTGCTGCGCGTCGGCGAGATGACGTTGCATTCCCATCTGCGCATGGACGGCGCCTGGCTCCTCTACCGCCCGGGCGAGAAGTGGAAGCATCCGGACTTCAAGGTACGCGCGATCGTCGGCACTGCCGACCGGGAAGCCGTCGGAGTCGACATCGCAGAGGTCGAACTCATCCCGACCAGTGCCGAGGATCAGCTGCTCGGGCATCTGGGCCCTGACCCTCTTGCGGATGACTGGAACCCCGTCGAGGCGGCGCGCCGATTGGGCGCCGATGCCCGCAGCATCCACGTCGCACTGCTCGACCAGCGCAACGTCGCGGGCTTCGGCAACGAGTACGCGGCAGAACTGCTGTTCCTCCGCGGAATCCTGCCGACGACGCCCGCCCCCGAGGTCGACGTCCGAGCGCTGCTCGACCTGGGCACACGCACGATACGCGCCAACCGGCTGCGGGTGAACCGCACGTTCACCGGTGTCGATCGGCCGGGGCGGAGCACGTGGGTCTACGGCCGCGGGAACCGGCCGTGCAGGCGATGCGGAACGCTCATCCGTCGAGGTGAACAGGGCGCCGATCCGACGCGTGAACGCGTCACCTTCTGGTGCCCGAGCTGCCAACGGTGA
- a CDS encoding ArsR/SmtB family transcription factor, whose translation MDGDDASSEVRREGDGAGLAQSTVSKHLSFLLECRLVSVRPSGRSSWYSLSEPAAISALIGAAEELLDATGTRAELCAHLRGLGEKRREEMETL comes from the coding sequence ATGGATGGCGATGATGCGTCCTCGGAAGTTCGACGGGAAGGCGACGGCGCTGGTCTGGCCCAATCGACGGTGAGCAAACATCTCAGCTTCCTCCTTGAGTGTCGGCTCGTGTCCGTTCGTCCCTCTGGCAGGTCGTCGTGGTATTCGCTTTCCGAGCCAGCGGCGATCTCCGCGTTGATCGGCGCTGCGGAGGAACTCTTGGACGCAACAGGTACTAGGGCCGAACTGTGCGCGCATCTGCGCGGTCTCGGTGAGAAACGAAGAGAAGAAATGGAGACCCTCTGA
- a CDS encoding EI24 domain-containing protein, whose translation MIREFFTGVRILGRGFGMWRTRPKLLALGLIPAVIAFLLLAGALIPLGLTLGSITDWATPFADAWVSPWQELLRFSLGAVILVAALALSGAVFTALTLTIGDPFYQRIWRGIERSLGGPEPTGDTGLLTTIGEGIRLVVLGILVALLTLVIGFIPVVGGVLASVIGVILSGRLVARELTGRAFDARGLTAYSRSALLRSGRARVIGFGVATQLCFLIPFGAIITMPAAVAGSTILARSLTERAAPPDA comes from the coding sequence ATGATCCGCGAGTTCTTCACCGGCGTCCGGATCCTCGGGCGCGGATTCGGCATGTGGCGCACGCGGCCGAAGCTGCTCGCGCTCGGACTCATCCCCGCAGTCATCGCATTCCTGCTGCTCGCGGGCGCGCTGATCCCGCTCGGGCTCACGCTCGGATCGATCACCGACTGGGCCACGCCCTTCGCCGATGCCTGGGTCAGCCCGTGGCAGGAACTGCTGCGGTTCAGCCTCGGCGCGGTCATCCTCGTCGCGGCGCTCGCGCTCAGCGGCGCCGTGTTCACCGCGCTCACGCTGACGATCGGCGACCCTTTCTACCAGCGCATCTGGCGCGGGATCGAACGCTCGCTCGGTGGCCCCGAACCGACCGGCGACACCGGATTGCTGACCACGATCGGCGAGGGCATCCGCCTTGTCGTCCTCGGCATCCTGGTGGCACTGCTCACCCTCGTCATCGGATTCATCCCCGTCGTGGGTGGGGTGCTCGCGTCGGTCATCGGCGTGATCCTTTCCGGTCGTCTGGTCGCACGCGAACTCACCGGACGAGCCTTCGACGCTCGCGGGCTGACCGCTTATTCGCGCTCGGCACTGCTGCGTTCCGGCCGGGCGCGAGTCATCGGCTTCGGCGTCGCGACGCAGCTGTGCTTCCTGATTCCGTTCGGCGCGATCATCACGATGCCGGCCGCGGTCGCAGGGTCCACGATCCTCGCGCGATCACTCACCGAGCGAGCGGCTCCGCCCGATGCCTGA